A region of Haliotis asinina isolate JCU_RB_2024 chromosome 9, JCU_Hal_asi_v2, whole genome shotgun sequence DNA encodes the following proteins:
- the LOC137297252 gene encoding type-2 ice-structuring protein-like has product MELTKFPLVACLFITQWDLVYLVNCKASTFQQNSIKRNDTSSYKTLSSTSLIQCAKSCAGESGYRSVSFSESTELCHMMSDTVSPEVEAESLRDDGMQSYTLITRCPTDYLFLNGTCLKLSNETGNFTEASDACFSDGAVLAQMTPITVFEEIIRRMFNNGTSPEGLFWVGSTDIEEEGTWRWNDGTQINPWCISDPNNLPGEDCLSLYIGSIHRACFVDYVCGNDIRYVCQRQPLGTNTC; this is encoded by the exons ATGGAGTTGACGAAGTTTCCTCTGGTAGCGTGCCTGTTCATCACCCAGTGGGATTTGGTTTATTTGGTGAACTGTAAGGCCTCCACGTTTCAACAGAACTCGATTAAACGCAACGACACATCCTCGTACAAAACACTCTCCTCCACGAGCCTCATTCAGTGTGCTAAATCATGTGCTGGGGAGTCTGGGTATCGTTCCGTTTCCTTCAGTGAGTCGACTGAACTTTGTCACATGATGTCTGACACCGTCAGTCCAGAAGTTGAGGCCGAGTCTCTGCGTGATGATGGGATGCAATCATATACACTGATCA CGAGGTGCCCAACAGACTACCTTTTCCTCAATGGAACCTGTCTGAAATTGTCCAATGAAACTGGAAATTTCACCGAAGCCTCTGATGCATGCTTCAGTGATGGAGCAGTGTTGGCTCAGATGACGCCTATCACAGTATTTGAAGAAATAATCAGGCGCATGTTCAATAATG GAACCTCACCAGAAGGATTGTTCTGGGTTGGCTCTACTGACATTGAGGAGGAAGGTACCTGGCGATGGAATGATGGTACCCAGATAAATCCATGGTGCATATCTGATCCCAACAACCTACCTGGGGAGGACTGCCTCAGCCTCTACATAGGGTCTATACATAGGGCTTGTTTTGTCGACTACGTTTGCGGAAACGACATACGCTATGTCTGCCAAAGACAGCCACTTGGTACTAACACTTGCTAA